The following proteins come from a genomic window of Loxodonta africana isolate mLoxAfr1 chromosome 19, mLoxAfr1.hap2, whole genome shotgun sequence:
- the LOC104846793 gene encoding 2'-5'-oligoadenylate synthase 1 isoform X2, which yields MEELRNTPPRNLDKFIEDHLLPDTLFRTQVREAVDTICSFLKERCFIGSVRVSKVVKGGSSGKGTALRGRSDADLVVFLSNLTSFQEQLKHRGIFIEEIRKQLEACQKEEKFDVKFEVQRKRKKPRVLSFMLSSHYQNKCVNFDVLPAFDALGQVTKDYKPDPQIYVQLIRECSRGGEFSTCFTELQRAFLKQRPTKLKSLIRLVKYWYQECKENLGMPLPAQYALELLTVYAWERGSNQTDFNTAQGFRTVLELVLSYRQLCIYWTKYYDFENPIIKQCLIKQLQKPRPVILDPADPTGNLGDGDPDRWQRLAGEASVWLSYPCFKNQDKSLVGPWNVPIARPFFRGTSGWTETSNLSVILNLLHHPRTPSLQLGHPRKGLTSQGHLPAAFPAARNKSSLKRGSRWHITMFTKKGH from the exons ATGGAGGAACTCAGAAATACCCCGCCCAGGAATCTGGACAAGTTCATCGAAGACCATCTCCTGCCAGACACACTGTTCCGCACGCAGGTCAGAGAAGCCGTTGACACCATCTGTAGCTTCCTGAAGGAAAGGTGCTTCATCGGATCTGTGCGGGTGTCCAAGGTTGTGAAG GGTGGCTCCTCTGGCAAAGGCACCGCTCTCAGAGGCCGATCTGACGCTGACCTCGTGGTCTTCCTCAGCAATCTCACAAGTTTTCAGGAGCAGCTAAAGCACCGGGGAATATTCATTGAGGAAATCAGAAAACAGTTGGAAGCCTGTCAAAAGGAGGAAAAGTTTGACGTGAAATTTGAGGTCCAGCGTAAACGGAAAAAACCCCGCGTGCTTAGCTTCATGCTAAGTTCCCACTACCAAAACAAGTGTGTGAACTTTGATGTGCTGCCTGCCTTTGACGCCCTGG GTCAGGTGACTAAAGACTACAAACCTGACCCCCAAATCTACGTCCAGCTCATCCGTGAGTGCTCCCGGGGGGGCGAGTTCTCCACCTGCTTCACAGAGCTTCAGCGAGCCTTCCTGAAGCAGCGTCCCACCAAGCTGAAGAGCCTCATCCGCCTGGTCAAGTACTGGTACCAAGAG TGTAAGGAGAACCTGGGGATGCCACTGCCAGCACAATACGCCCTCGAGCTCCTGACTGTCTACGCTTGGGAGCGTGGGAGCAACCAAacagacttcaacacagcacagGGGTTCCGGACCGTCTTGGAATTAGTCCTGAGCTACAGACAGCTTTGCATCTACTGGACAAAGTATTACGACTTTGAAAACCCCATTATTAAACAATGTCTGATCAAGCAGCTGCAGAAACCCAG GCCTGTGATTCTAGACCCGGCGGACCCTACAGGAAATTTGGGTGACGGAGACCCAGACAGGTGGCAGAGGCTGGCCGGGGAGGCTTCAGTCTGGCTGAGCTACCCCTGCTTTAAGAATCAGGATAAGTCTCTCGTGGGCCCCTGGAATGTGCCG atcgccagacctttcttcagaggcacctctgggtggactgaaacttccaacctttcagttatcctgaaccttttgcaccacccaaggactccttctcTGCAGCTTGGGCACCCTCGAAAGGGGCTGACATCTCAAGGCCATCTGCCAGCCGCCTTCCCAGCAGCTAGGAACAAGTCTTCCTTGAAAAGGGGATCCAGGTGGCACATCACAATGTTCACCAAAAAGGGCCACTGA
- the LOC104846793 gene encoding 2'-5'-oligoadenylate synthase 3 isoform X1, translated as MDPIPGLSLEFPEQDTSGLLQFRLVFEDLENWMDVRLVPAFDALGQLSPGMKPKPQVYSALLNSGCRGGEHAACFAELQRDFVNIRPAKLKNLILLVKHWYRQVCPQEAGRGMLPPVYALELLTIFAWEQGCQKDAFSLSQGLRTVLGLIHQYQHLCIFWTVNYGFEDPAVGQFLRGQLKRPRPVILDPADPTWDVGNGAAWRWDVLAQKAGSCYDHPCFLQAPGRPVQPWEGLGLPRAGCSDLGHPIQRDPDQSIPEDSRSDSAVCPGAGSKKRSYPAPSPLGTSSSTPSIPGTVLDLSQIPTKELDRFIQDHLKPSPQFQEQVNRAIDSILRCLRENCVHKASRVSKSSWWVGTGHLLVGSRALDHCTTRAPTQTSSLSHTVCTIWGLLVCPRACRAKRLTGPRRQLHHHWLSCPPPSIMEELRNTPPRNLDKFIEDHLLPDTLFRTQVREAVDTICSFLKERCFIGSVRVSKVVKGGSSGKGTALRGRSDADLVVFLSNLTSFQEQLKHRGIFIEEIRKQLEACQKEEKFDVKFEVQRKRKKPRVLSFMLSSHYQNKCVNFDVLPAFDALGQVTKDYKPDPQIYVQLIRECSRGGEFSTCFTELQRAFLKQRPTKLKSLIRLVKYWYQECKENLGMPLPAQYALELLTVYAWERGSNQTDFNTAQGFRTVLELVLSYRQLCIYWTKYYDFENPIIKQCLIKQLQKPRPVILDPADPTGNLGDGDPDRWQRLAGEASVWLSYPCFKNQDKSLVGPWNVPIARPFFRGTSGWTETSNLSVILNLLHHPRTPSLQLGHPRKGLTSQGHLPAAFPAARNKSSLKRGSRWHITMFTKKGH; from the exons ATGGACCCTATCCCTGGCCTGAGCCTGGAGTTTCCTGAGCAGGACACGTCTGGGTTGCTGCAGTTCCGACTGGTGTTTGAGGACCTTGAAAACTGGATGGACGTCCGCCTGGTGCCCGCTTTTGATGCCCTGG GTCAGCTGAGCCCTGGTATGAAACCCAAGCCCCAGGTCTATTCTGCCCTCCTCAACAGTGGCTGCCGGGGGGGCGAGCATGCCGCCTGCTTCGCAGAGCTGCAGAGGGACTTCGTGAACATTCGCCCAGCCAAACTGAAGAACCTGATCCTGCTGGTGAAGCACTGGTACCGCCAG GTGTGCCCACAAGAGGCGGGGAGGGGGATGCTGCCCCCAGTTTACGCCCTGGAGCTGCTGACCATCTTCGCCTGGGAGCAGGGCTGCCAGAAGGACGCCTTCAGCCTGTCCCAAGGCCTCCGAACCGTCCTGGGCCTGATCCACCAGTACCAGCACCTGTGTATTTTCTGGACCGTCAACTATGGCTTTGAGGACCCTGCAGTTGGGCAGTTCTTACGGGGCCAGCTGAAAAGACCCAG ACCCGTGATCCTTGACCCGGCAGACCCAACGTGGGACGTAGGGAATGGGGCAGCCTGGCGCTGGGACGTGCTGGCCCAAAAGGCAGGGTCCTGCTATGACCACCCGTGCTTTCTTCAGGCACCTGGGAGGCCTGTGCAGCCCTGGGAAGGGCTG GGCCTTCCACGTGCTGGGTGCTCAGATTTGGGCCACCCCATCCAGAGAGACCCTGACCAGAGCATCCCCGAGGACAGCAGGAGCGACAGTGCCGTGTGCCCCGGAGCAGGAAGCAAGAAACGCTCGTACCCAGCTCCCAGCCCCTTGGGGACGAGCAGCAGCACCCCCTCTATACCAGGGACAGTCTTGGATCTGTCTCAGATCCCCACCAAGGAGCTGGACCGCTTCATCCAGGACCACCTGAAGCCGAGCCCTCAATTCCAGGAGCAGGTGAACAGGGCCATCGACAGCATCTTGCGCTGCCTCCGTGAGAACTGTGTCCACAAGGCCTCGAGAGTCAGCAAG agcagctggtgggttggaactggccaccttttggttggcagccgagcgctcgaccactgcaccaccagggctcccactcaaacctccagtctttcacaCACCGTTTGCACCATCTGGGGACTCCTGGTCTGCCCCAGAG CCTGCAGAGCAAAAAGACTAACAGGTCCCAGGCGCCAGCTCCACCATCACTGGCTCTCCTGCCCACCCCCGAGCATCATGGAGGAACTCAGAAATACCCCGCCCAGGAATCTGGACAAGTTCATCGAAGACCATCTCCTGCCAGACACACTGTTCCGCACGCAGGTCAGAGAAGCCGTTGACACCATCTGTAGCTTCCTGAAGGAAAGGTGCTTCATCGGATCTGTGCGGGTGTCCAAGGTTGTGAAG GGTGGCTCCTCTGGCAAAGGCACCGCTCTCAGAGGCCGATCTGACGCTGACCTCGTGGTCTTCCTCAGCAATCTCACAAGTTTTCAGGAGCAGCTAAAGCACCGGGGAATATTCATTGAGGAAATCAGAAAACAGTTGGAAGCCTGTCAAAAGGAGGAAAAGTTTGACGTGAAATTTGAGGTCCAGCGTAAACGGAAAAAACCCCGCGTGCTTAGCTTCATGCTAAGTTCCCACTACCAAAACAAGTGTGTGAACTTTGATGTGCTGCCTGCCTTTGACGCCCTGG GTCAGGTGACTAAAGACTACAAACCTGACCCCCAAATCTACGTCCAGCTCATCCGTGAGTGCTCCCGGGGGGGCGAGTTCTCCACCTGCTTCACAGAGCTTCAGCGAGCCTTCCTGAAGCAGCGTCCCACCAAGCTGAAGAGCCTCATCCGCCTGGTCAAGTACTGGTACCAAGAG TGTAAGGAGAACCTGGGGATGCCACTGCCAGCACAATACGCCCTCGAGCTCCTGACTGTCTACGCTTGGGAGCGTGGGAGCAACCAAacagacttcaacacagcacagGGGTTCCGGACCGTCTTGGAATTAGTCCTGAGCTACAGACAGCTTTGCATCTACTGGACAAAGTATTACGACTTTGAAAACCCCATTATTAAACAATGTCTGATCAAGCAGCTGCAGAAACCCAG GCCTGTGATTCTAGACCCGGCGGACCCTACAGGAAATTTGGGTGACGGAGACCCAGACAGGTGGCAGAGGCTGGCCGGGGAGGCTTCAGTCTGGCTGAGCTACCCCTGCTTTAAGAATCAGGATAAGTCTCTCGTGGGCCCCTGGAATGTGCCG atcgccagacctttcttcagaggcacctctgggtggactgaaacttccaacctttcagttatcctgaaccttttgcaccacccaaggactccttctcTGCAGCTTGGGCACCCTCGAAAGGGGCTGACATCTCAAGGCCATCTGCCAGCCGCCTTCCCAGCAGCTAGGAACAAGTCTTCCTTGAAAAGGGGATCCAGGTGGCACATCACAATGTTCACCAAAAAGGGCCACTGA